From Algoriphagus sp. NG3, the proteins below share one genomic window:
- a CDS encoding TonB-dependent receptor, which translates to MNFKNLLNMHRHLHQKFLMLLFCGTITTVPSLAESTTAEEIANGYTEDFRIPQAVNVSGTVTSGGDNLPLPGVNVVIKGTTTGVVTDLEGKYSLSVSDGNVVLVFSTIGFVTQEITVGSQSIINVTLHEDLQNLDEVMVIGYGTQEKSDVTGAISSISADQIKATPLQNPMQALQGRAAGVDISTNARPGEVGPIRIRGVRTIAGGNSPLFVVDGVPLISGGIESINPNDIESMEVLKDASATAIYGSRGANGVVLISTRKGKNGRTQLNFDASVNFDQLDNIAEYFNASEFAAYRRDAARAISGSNQYSTPYPNPGDDFRYFGTDPSAWETIAAGYSWADKENLVANMRPTTAEEQAMWGVSEVPIYNPGNIRTTPWTDYVERTGVTQNYSLSATMGNEKVKAFLSGGMLDQLGVTDDQDYKRYNALANVEIQAVDWLTLGGSLNVSYSVQNYGYSAGGSRGSRTLYEASLGQLPFAVPYDEAGNYIFNPGGNPNIINPIRDADYVINERTTLRAFGSLFAEARLAKGLRFRTIFGPDIRNYRSGQFQAAESSLRGGGSSSSTNYARLGQSQNLAWTWENLLFYDFNVGTDHQFGLTFLQSSSMQRSESSDMTASDLPYDSQLWYNLGSTNRGALDGWGSGFSKRSLLSYMARLNYSFKNKYLLTMTGRADGASVLSSGNKWDFFPSFSAGWKLEEEGFLQAQSWLNQLKLRIGYGTVGNQSVSPYSTAGGLVQLPYQFGSEPAIGYVTSNPKGSSQGALPNKNLGWEKTSTLNIGLDFGILNDRISGSLEYYDASTYDLLLNKTPNSVTGYSSITVNAGETRNRGFELSVNSVNIQKSNFQWSSTINFSTNKNEIVNLANGPIDDINNRWFIGQPISVFYDFRKIGIWQESDADLMAQYNENGASYKAGDIRVEDVNGDMKIDANSDRVILGTSNPKWTSGLVNTFRFHNFELSAFIYARWGYMVQGGAVELSGQYASRKVDYWTPTNPSTTYPRADFSNGGQPIHYSTMNYQDGSFIKIRYISLSYNFGDKTLNRLNMSNLRVYTQVLNPYFYSKTDFLDPDSSFQIGGANPSASSITTRSFVLGLNVSF; encoded by the coding sequence ATGAATTTTAAAAATTTACTGAACATGCACAGGCACTTACATCAAAAATTCTTGATGCTGTTGTTTTGTGGAACAATCACAACGGTTCCGTCACTTGCAGAAAGCACTACTGCAGAGGAAATAGCCAATGGATATACGGAGGATTTCCGGATTCCACAGGCTGTCAATGTATCAGGTACGGTGACTTCCGGTGGAGACAATCTTCCGCTTCCAGGAGTTAACGTGGTCATCAAAGGCACCACAACTGGAGTAGTAACGGATCTGGAAGGAAAATACTCCCTATCCGTATCAGATGGAAATGTAGTGTTAGTCTTTTCCACTATTGGTTTTGTGACGCAGGAGATTACGGTGGGCAGCCAGTCCATTATCAACGTAACCCTGCACGAGGATCTTCAAAATCTCGATGAGGTCATGGTAATCGGCTATGGTACACAAGAAAAAAGTGATGTCACTGGTGCCATATCCTCTATAAGCGCAGATCAGATCAAAGCTACACCACTTCAAAACCCCATGCAAGCATTGCAAGGGCGCGCAGCCGGAGTGGATATTTCTACCAATGCAAGACCAGGGGAGGTGGGACCTATCCGGATTCGTGGTGTCCGTACTATTGCAGGCGGAAATAGCCCTCTATTCGTCGTGGATGGAGTTCCTCTGATTTCTGGAGGCATAGAGTCTATCAATCCAAATGACATCGAATCCATGGAAGTACTGAAGGATGCTTCGGCCACTGCTATCTATGGATCCAGAGGAGCTAATGGTGTGGTGTTGATTTCTACCAGAAAAGGCAAAAACGGCAGAACCCAGCTCAACTTTGATGCTTCGGTCAATTTTGATCAACTGGACAATATTGCAGAATACTTCAATGCTTCGGAATTTGCAGCCTACAGAAGAGATGCCGCCAGAGCCATTTCAGGTTCGAATCAATATTCAACTCCATATCCTAACCCAGGTGATGATTTCAGGTATTTCGGGACAGACCCAAGTGCTTGGGAGACGATCGCAGCTGGCTACTCTTGGGCAGATAAAGAAAATCTAGTCGCCAATATGAGACCAACCACCGCTGAAGAACAGGCGATGTGGGGAGTATCTGAAGTTCCTATTTATAACCCTGGAAATATCAGGACTACCCCATGGACGGACTATGTAGAAAGGACAGGCGTCACCCAAAACTATTCCCTCAGCGCAACCATGGGCAACGAAAAAGTGAAGGCATTTCTTTCAGGAGGAATGCTAGATCAGCTAGGGGTCACCGATGATCAGGACTATAAAAGATACAATGCCCTAGCAAATGTTGAAATCCAGGCAGTGGACTGGCTAACCCTTGGCGGAAGCCTGAATGTGTCGTATTCGGTACAAAACTATGGCTACTCTGCCGGTGGGTCGAGGGGATCAAGAACACTGTATGAAGCCTCTCTGGGTCAGCTGCCCTTTGCCGTGCCATACGATGAGGCTGGAAATTACATTTTCAATCCGGGAGGAAATCCAAATATAATCAACCCTATTCGGGACGCTGATTACGTAATCAATGAGCGCACCACGCTAAGGGCTTTCGGAAGTTTATTTGCAGAAGCAAGATTAGCAAAAGGCCTTAGGTTCAGGACTATTTTTGGCCCGGACATCAGAAACTACCGTTCTGGACAATTCCAGGCGGCTGAATCCAGTTTGCGCGGAGGTGGATCTAGCTCTTCTACAAACTATGCTCGGTTAGGCCAGAGTCAGAACCTTGCTTGGACTTGGGAAAATCTGCTATTCTATGATTTCAATGTAGGCACAGACCACCAATTCGGCCTCACTTTTCTCCAAAGCTCTTCTATGCAGAGATCAGAAAGCTCGGATATGACAGCCTCGGATTTGCCGTATGATAGCCAGCTTTGGTACAATCTGGGATCTACTAACAGAGGAGCACTGGATGGATGGGGATCTGGGTTTTCCAAAAGAAGCTTGCTTTCCTATATGGCCAGACTCAATTATTCCTTCAAAAACAAATATCTGCTCACTATGACTGGCCGGGCGGATGGTGCCTCAGTGTTGAGCAGCGGAAACAAATGGGACTTTTTCCCGTCTTTTTCCGCAGGATGGAAACTTGAAGAAGAAGGATTTCTACAAGCCCAAAGCTGGCTAAATCAGCTGAAACTCCGCATAGGATATGGAACAGTGGGTAACCAGTCTGTATCACCTTACAGTACTGCCGGAGGATTGGTGCAGCTACCTTATCAATTTGGTTCTGAGCCGGCTATTGGATACGTCACCAGTAATCCAAAAGGTTCTTCACAGGGAGCACTACCAAATAAGAATTTGGGATGGGAAAAGACAAGCACCTTAAACATTGGATTGGACTTTGGAATCCTGAATGACAGAATAAGCGGTTCCTTGGAATATTATGATGCTTCCACTTACGATCTCTTGCTAAACAAAACACCGAATTCCGTAACGGGATACAGTTCTATAACCGTGAATGCGGGAGAAACACGCAACAGAGGTTTTGAGCTTAGTGTAAACTCCGTCAACATTCAGAAATCCAACTTCCAATGGTCATCCACAATAAATTTCTCGACCAATAAAAATGAGATTGTCAACTTGGCTAATGGCCCTATAGATGACATCAATAACCGCTGGTTCATCGGCCAGCCAATTTCAGTTTTCTATGATTTCAGGAAAATCGGAATCTGGCAGGAATCTGACGCAGATCTCATGGCACAATACAATGAAAACGGAGCTAGCTACAAGGCAGGAGACATCCGTGTGGAAGATGTGAACGGAGACATGAAAATTGACGCAAACAGCGACCGGGTTATATTGGGAACCAGCAATCCAAAATGGACCAGTGGTCTCGTAAACACTTTCAGGTTTCACAATTTTGAATTATCCGCATTTATTTATGCCAGATGGGGATATATGGTGCAGGGCGGAGCTGTAGAGCTTTCTGGGCAGTATGCATCCAGAAAAGTGGACTATTGGACTCCGACCAACCCAAGCACCACCTATCCGAGGGCTGATTTCAGCAATGGCGGGCAGCCGATCCACTATTCTACCATGAACTATCAGGATGGTTCATTTATAAAAATCAGATACATCTCATTATCCTATAATTTTGGAGACAAAACCCTGAACAGGCTCAACATGAGCAATCTAAGAGTCTATACACAGGTACTCAACCCTTATTTCTATTCCAAAACTGACTTTTTGGATCCTGACAGTAGCTTCCAAATCGGAGGGGCAAATCCTAGTGCTTCTTCGATTACCACCAGAAGTTTCGTGTTAGGTCTGAATGTATCATTTTAA
- a CDS encoding RagB/SusD family nutrient uptake outer membrane protein, whose protein sequence is MKKSFIKIALLGSIMFSCQDFLEEEMVAVLTQERYETAAGIEELVNGAYEGLRFFHNYEWAYTLTNYGTDEFTNGGGTDQVMWNTYTGLLAPTETSNLAPLWDNMYSQINLTNTGIRNIPVVFGNDPTTVQLRDTRLGEVHFFRGFSYLKLVEQFGDVPLKLTPTESDESDFPRDPKSEVMKVVMSDLRAAAALLPATASQPGRLTKAAAQHFLAKAYLFRASERNEDITVTTDLDSAAYFADEVILNSGKTLAPSFEDLFHYTAPNGPNEMLSEIILASQFDDTQALLGRYGNQTHMYFLSVYRFFPGMTRDLQNGREFQRLLPTDFALDNFDMDNDSRLFKSFQGGYVASNSNSVPTWTESNAPSPDLVGELKFQPGDTAAIMVINKKGDTRFTPGYKDTFAPLIIARHSVGADGSESTDYDISTYPSLLKYSDPFRTNFNDAKGTRDGIIARLGETYLIAAEAYGRKGDYGKALTYVNAIRERAAYKEGEDRGRVYYLSTGNSYEETGSTVGEMMATEDAFTPGTIESQKEIYPAGVSGKSEMFIHFILNEKARELLGEFHRWVDLSRTKTLVQRGVQFNADAAPNLREFHELRPVPQGYLDALQKDGTPLDSDEKTAMQNPGY, encoded by the coding sequence ATGAAGAAGTCATTTATAAAAATAGCATTATTGGGTAGCATCATGTTTTCTTGCCAGGACTTTCTGGAAGAGGAAATGGTGGCAGTTTTGACCCAGGAGAGATACGAAACTGCTGCAGGTATAGAAGAACTAGTGAATGGGGCGTATGAAGGTCTGCGCTTCTTCCATAACTACGAATGGGCATATACGCTCACCAATTATGGCACTGATGAATTTACAAATGGCGGAGGCACTGACCAAGTCATGTGGAACACCTACACCGGTCTTCTGGCGCCTACAGAAACCAGTAACCTGGCGCCTCTTTGGGATAACATGTATTCTCAAATCAACCTGACGAATACAGGCATAAGAAACATCCCGGTAGTATTTGGGAATGACCCTACTACGGTGCAGCTCCGAGACACCCGGCTTGGAGAAGTTCACTTCTTTCGGGGATTCAGCTATCTGAAACTGGTAGAGCAATTTGGTGATGTACCGCTTAAACTAACTCCTACTGAATCTGACGAATCAGACTTCCCAAGAGACCCGAAAAGTGAGGTAATGAAAGTAGTAATGTCAGACTTGAGAGCTGCCGCAGCACTACTTCCTGCCACAGCCTCCCAACCTGGAAGACTAACCAAAGCTGCAGCCCAGCATTTCTTGGCCAAAGCATACCTATTCAGAGCCAGTGAGCGCAATGAAGACATCACAGTCACCACAGATCTGGACAGTGCTGCCTATTTTGCAGACGAGGTGATCCTGAATTCAGGAAAAACCTTGGCGCCCAGCTTTGAAGACCTGTTCCATTACACCGCTCCTAACGGGCCAAACGAGATGTTGTCTGAGATTATTTTAGCTTCACAATTTGACGACACACAGGCACTTCTGGGACGATATGGCAATCAGACGCACATGTATTTTCTTTCCGTGTACAGGTTTTTCCCCGGCATGACTAGGGATCTTCAGAATGGACGGGAATTCCAACGTCTGCTACCTACTGACTTTGCCTTGGACAATTTTGACATGGATAATGATTCCAGATTGTTCAAAAGTTTTCAGGGAGGATACGTGGCTTCAAACTCCAATTCTGTTCCAACTTGGACAGAGTCAAATGCTCCAAGCCCTGACCTGGTCGGCGAACTCAAGTTCCAACCCGGAGATACTGCCGCAATCATGGTGATCAACAAAAAAGGAGATACTCGTTTCACTCCTGGATACAAAGACACTTTTGCCCCTTTGATAATTGCAAGGCATTCTGTCGGAGCTGACGGTTCAGAGTCCACTGATTACGACATAAGTACTTACCCGTCTTTGCTAAAGTATTCCGATCCTTTCCGTACCAACTTTAATGATGCCAAGGGAACAAGAGACGGTATAATAGCCCGTCTGGGAGAAACTTACCTAATCGCCGCAGAAGCATATGGCAGAAAGGGAGATTATGGGAAAGCGCTTACCTATGTCAATGCAATACGGGAAAGAGCCGCTTATAAAGAAGGCGAGGATCGAGGACGCGTATATTATCTTTCTACAGGAAACAGTTATGAGGAAACGGGCAGTACAGTTGGAGAAATGATGGCTACAGAGGATGCTTTCACCCCCGGAACTATTGAATCCCAGAAAGAAATCTATCCAGCAGGAGTATCCGGTAAAAGTGAGATGTTTATACACTTTATCCTGAATGAAAAAGCAAGGGAGCTACTTGGAGAATTTCATCGCTGGGTGGATCTCTCCAGGACAAAAACCCTCGTGCAAAGAGGTGTACAATTCAATGCAGATGCCGCACCTAACTTACGGGAGTTCCATGAATTGCGACCAGTACCTCAGGGATATCTAGACGCTTTACAAAAAGACGGAACACCGCTGGACTCTGACGAAAAAACAGCCATGCAAAATCCTGGCTATTAA
- a CDS encoding phosphocholine-specific phospholipase C → MNDSRREFLKKAALVTGGASIWSAMPAAIQRAMAIPATPGTTFYDAEHVVMLMQENRSFDHCFGTMKGVRGFNDPRAISLPDQNPVWLQPDKDGNRFAPFRLDIKDTNATWMSDIPHSWENQVDARNDGKYNNWIEAKRPEKGYRDIPLTMGFYSREDLPFYYALADAFTICDQHFCAALTGTTTNRNYFWTGKTHGADGGKAKVRNGELTYTKEGNWRTFPELLENNGISWKVYQNEISITTELEGEAESLLANFTDNNLEWFSQFGVRFHTEHYLFLQKREKELPSEIAALKVTIASNPTNLEDLQKELKEKEDSLAYLEVYLKKWNAEEFEKLTDYAKNLHKKAFQTNTGDPDYHQTEKLSYEENGEPRETLIPKGDILHQFRKDVKEGTLPTVTWLVAPQKFSDHPSAPWYGAWYVSEVMNILTEDPEVWKKTIFIINYDENDGYFDHIPPFVPPHPQGSNGKMSDALSSAGEFVTAEEELKAGFKPEEARTSPVGLGYRVPLIIASPWSRGGWVNSEVFDITSTIRFLEKFLSEKTGKSIEETNISSWRRTVSGDLTSAFRPYNGEKIQHAEPVNQEEFVKQIYNAKFKNVPSNFIKLSETEAKKPNSSSAFPKQEPGTKPSNGLKYDLHADGKLSPDGRKFIITFSASQKIFGKDALGSAFNVYAPGNYFNTKSKAFEPVRTWAFAVKSGDSISYEWPIEEFENGILDLRVYGPNGFYREFKNYTSATALEVSAKPVIKSKKSMGALEFKIKNNSSSRLLLQAKDDTYQDILEKLSLSPRSEKTLKIDTRSSHGWYEFHLSTKENPDLKIIYAGRLETGKDSISDPQMGKV, encoded by the coding sequence ATGAACGATTCAAGAAGAGAATTTTTAAAGAAAGCAGCCTTGGTCACTGGTGGAGCAAGTATATGGAGTGCTATGCCCGCTGCAATCCAACGTGCCATGGCTATTCCTGCTACCCCAGGCACCACCTTTTATGATGCGGAGCATGTGGTCATGCTGATGCAGGAAAACAGATCCTTCGACCATTGTTTTGGCACAATGAAAGGAGTCCGGGGCTTCAATGACCCCAGAGCCATCTCTCTTCCTGATCAAAATCCCGTCTGGCTGCAGCCGGACAAGGATGGAAACCGCTTCGCTCCTTTTCGATTAGATATAAAGGATACCAATGCTACCTGGATGAGTGACATCCCCCATTCTTGGGAAAATCAAGTGGATGCCCGGAACGATGGCAAGTACAATAACTGGATTGAGGCGAAAAGACCCGAAAAGGGATATAGAGACATCCCCCTTACAATGGGTTTTTACAGTCGCGAGGATCTACCGTTCTACTACGCCCTGGCAGATGCGTTCACCATATGTGACCAGCATTTTTGCGCAGCACTCACAGGCACCACCACCAACAGAAACTACTTCTGGACAGGCAAAACCCATGGAGCAGATGGGGGAAAAGCCAAAGTCAGAAATGGGGAACTCACCTATACCAAGGAAGGAAATTGGAGGACTTTCCCCGAACTATTGGAGAACAATGGCATTTCCTGGAAGGTCTATCAGAACGAAATCAGCATAACTACAGAACTGGAAGGTGAAGCTGAATCGCTTTTGGCAAACTTCACAGACAACAATCTCGAATGGTTTTCACAGTTCGGCGTGCGCTTTCACACCGAGCACTACCTTTTTCTCCAAAAAAGAGAAAAGGAGCTTCCATCTGAAATCGCTGCTTTAAAGGTGACTATAGCCAGCAATCCTACCAATCTCGAAGATCTACAAAAAGAACTGAAGGAGAAAGAGGATAGTCTCGCCTACCTGGAAGTTTACCTAAAAAAATGGAATGCTGAGGAATTCGAGAAACTAACTGACTATGCAAAGAATCTACACAAGAAAGCGTTCCAAACGAATACCGGCGACCCGGATTATCATCAGACAGAAAAGCTCAGCTACGAGGAAAATGGGGAACCTAGAGAGACTCTGATTCCCAAAGGAGATATACTTCACCAATTCCGTAAGGATGTCAAGGAAGGCACTTTGCCTACGGTAACCTGGCTGGTAGCTCCCCAGAAATTCTCTGATCACCCAAGTGCCCCCTGGTATGGGGCCTGGTACGTCTCGGAGGTAATGAATATTCTGACAGAAGATCCTGAAGTATGGAAAAAGACGATTTTTATCATCAATTATGATGAAAATGACGGCTATTTCGACCATATACCTCCTTTTGTGCCACCACATCCACAGGGATCAAACGGCAAAATGTCTGATGCCCTTTCCAGCGCAGGAGAATTTGTAACTGCGGAAGAGGAATTGAAAGCAGGCTTCAAACCTGAAGAGGCAAGAACAAGTCCTGTAGGCTTGGGCTACCGGGTTCCCTTGATTATAGCATCTCCCTGGTCACGTGGGGGTTGGGTCAATTCAGAGGTATTTGACATCACTTCCACCATCCGGTTTTTGGAAAAGTTCCTTTCTGAAAAAACAGGGAAATCTATAGAGGAAACAAATATCAGCTCATGGAGAAGAACCGTAAGCGGTGATCTTACCTCAGCTTTCAGACCTTATAATGGTGAGAAAATCCAACATGCGGAACCCGTAAACCAAGAAGAATTTGTAAAACAGATCTACAATGCAAAGTTTAAAAATGTACCGTCCAACTTTATAAAACTATCTGAGACAGAAGCAAAAAAACCTAATTCCTCTTCTGCCTTTCCCAAACAAGAACCCGGAACCAAGCCTTCTAATGGATTGAAATATGACTTGCATGCGGATGGCAAACTAAGTCCTGATGGCAGAAAATTCATCATCACCTTCTCTGCCTCACAGAAGATTTTTGGCAAAGATGCCCTAGGGTCTGCTTTCAATGTTTATGCGCCTGGAAACTACTTTAATACAAAATCAAAAGCCTTTGAACCGGTGAGAACCTGGGCTTTTGCGGTGAAATCCGGCGACAGTATTTCTTATGAATGGCCAATTGAAGAATTTGAAAATGGCATTCTTGATCTTCGGGTATATGGACCAAATGGCTTCTATAGGGAATTTAAAAACTACACCTCTGCTACCGCCCTTGAGGTAAGTGCTAAGCCTGTTATTAAAAGTAAAAAATCCATGGGTGCTTTGGAGTTTAAAATAAAAAACAACTCCTCTTCACGCCTTCTGCTACAAGCTAAGGATGATACATACCAAGATATACTAGAGAAACTCAGCCTATCGCCTAGGTCAGAAAAAACCCTGAAAATTGACACTCGAAGCTCCCATGGCTGGTATGAATTCCACCTATCTACAAAAGAAAACCCGGATCTGAAGATAATCTATGCAGGGAGGCTGGAAACCGGCAAAGACAGCATTTCAGACCCACAGATGGGCAAGGTCTAG